The Halobaculum magnesiiphilum genome contains the following window.
CCCGGCGCGACCAGTCACGACCGACAGATGCTCCTCACGCTCGAAGGCCTCGACGGGAGCGGGAAGACCACCGCCTGGGAGGCCCTCCGGCCGGCGTACCCCGACGCGACGTTCACCCGCGAGCCGACCGACTCGTGGTACGGCGACGCCGTCCGGCGGTCGCTCGGCGACGACGACACCGACCCCCTGGCGGACCTGTTCTGCTTCGTCGCCGACCACGCCGACCACCTCTCGCGGGTCGTTCGGCCGGCGCTCGCCGACGGCGACCTGGTGATCTCCGACCGCTACACCGACTCGCGGTACGCCTACCAGGCCGCCACCCTGGCCGACACCGACCTCGAGCGGCCGCTCGAATACATCCGCGGCGTCCACGGCGCGTTCACCCGCGAGCCGGACGCCACCATCTACCTCGACGTGGACCCGGAGACCGCGGCCGCGCGCGCCGGCGCGACCGACAAGTACGAGCGCGTCTCGTTCCTCACGGAGGTACAGTCGAACTACGAGCGCCTGATCGACGCCGAGCCCGAGCGGTTCGTTCGCGTCGACGCCGGCCGCTCCCCGGAGGAGGTACTCGACGCCGTCGAGGACAGCGTCGAACGGCTCGTCGAGGCGCACCGCGACCGCTGATCGGACGCCACCCTCCCGGCCGTCGCCGACGCGGCCGTTGACGGCGTCGCAGCCGACCGATCCGATCGCCGGCACCGTCCGCACTTATTCGCCGCGAGCCCATTGAGAGCGTATGCGCCGCGTCGTCCTCGCGTTCGTCGTCGCCGTCGCGGTCCTCCTCGCCGGCTGCGGCGCCGGACCCGGCGACGGCGGCGCCAGAACGGTGAACCCCGCGCTCGCGAACACGCCGACCGCGTCGCCGACGCCGACGCCCGCGCCGGAGTACCCGCCCGGCGTCAACGACGACGGCGTCGACGCCCGGGTCCTCGCGGGCAACCACGACAGCGCGCTCGACCGGGTGAACTCGACGGTTCTGATCGACCGAACCGTCGTCGGGGCGAACGGGACGACGGTCTCGGCGACGGATATCCGCATCGAGTCGGCCGGTTCCCGGGTCCACTACCGCGTGAATCAAACGGGCGGCCTGCCCGCGCAGTTCGTCTCGCCGTTCCCCACCTTCGAGTTCTGGACCGACGGGAACGTGACGGTGACCCGGGCGGTCGACGCGTCCGGGAACGTCACGCTGCGGCGGATCAGCGGGCAGCCGCCGACGATCGCCGACGCGGACGACACCGGCGAGGACTCCGTGTTCGGCCGGTTCGTCGGGACGAACGCGCGCCTCGTCGGCACGACGACCGTCGACGGCGAGGAGGCGTACGTCGTCCGGGCCGACCACGACGCCCTCGACCGCCGCGGCGGGCCGCCGATGCGGGACTACCGGCTGAACGCGACCGTCACCGAGGCGGGGGTGGTGTTGGCGTACGACCTCACGTTCACCGCGACCTACGAGACCGAGGACGGCGGAACGCTCGTCGCGACGACGACCGAACGGTTCCGGACGACGGTCGGCGGGTCGGCGGCGTCGCCGCCGCCGTGGGTCCGCGACTCGAACGCGTCGACGGCCGGCGGGGCCGACACCGCCGACGGGGAGAGCGAGCCGACGGACGCCGCGTGGACGGCGTCGGGCGGCTGAGCCCTACTCCGTCGCCGGGAGGTCGTACTCGTCGGGCGGGGGAACGTACAGCAGGTCGATCGTGAACCCGAGCGTCAGCGGGACGCCCACGAACACCGCGAGGAACAGCCCCGCGGCGCCCTCGAACAGCGGCGCGGCGATGACCGTTCCCTGGATCAACCCGAGGACCAACAGCACCACCGGGGAGACGAGCATCGTGTACGTCACCCAGCCCCACTGCGTCTTCAGCCGGATGCGGAAGAAGCGCGAGAGCACCGCGACGACGAGCGTGTTCACCGCGAGCGCGACGACGGTGAGCACGAGCGCGAGCGCAGAGACCATACCCCGCCTTGGAGTCGGGCGGTCTTTGGCCTGTCGGGCGCTCCTGTCCGCTCAGGTCCGAACCCAGATCAGGGGAGACCGACGGACGTGTACCGCTTGTAGAGATAGTAGCCGAGGTACGGCACCGACAGGATCGGGAGGAGCAGCGAGACGAACGCGACCGTGAACTGCATCGCGGGGTTCGGGTTCCAACCGGCGTCGCCGCCGCGGACGTACACCGCGTCCTTGTAGACGCCGACCGGAAGCAGGAACGCCAGCGCGAGTCCCGCGAAGACCGACGACGGGACGAGCCCTCCGAACGAGAGCGCCGACAGTATCGCCGGCAGGACCACGGCGCCGACGGCCACAAGCCACCAACGGTCGCTTCCACCGCCGGTCGAACGGACCTCCTCGTGGCGGCGGTACAGGTAGTGGATCAGAACGAGCCCGGAGAACAGGAACCCGAGCACCGCGTACAGCACGGGGCTCGGCGACCAGTCGAGGTCATGGTCGCCGAGTTCGGTCGCGTCGAGATACAGGAGGACGGGGATCGCCAGCGCGACGAGCAGGCCGAAGACCCACATCGCGCCCATTCCGGCGACGAGTCCCGTCGCGGACCCGACGCCGGCCGCCTGCGCGACGAGCATCGCCAGCCCCGCGACGGCGCCCAGCACCGGGAACCCGAGGAGGATCCCCTCGAGTCCGGTATACGAACGGGAGGAAACGTCGCTCGTGCTCACAGCCATGCGTGGATACCTCCGGTCGAAGTCGAATGAACCGACATCGGGTTTCGGTCACCGACTTCATTGAAAAATACACTCCACGAGATATCGGATTAGATATTCGGTGTCGGCAACGATCCATGCGACGCGGTCACGTCTCCGACCCGTCGTCAGCCGCCGATCCGAGGTGACCGACGCCGCCGTCCCGCCGCAATTTATGCCGGATGCCGCGGCAGGTGCGGCCATGAGCGACGACGTGACGCGGATCGTCGGCGAGCGCGACCTCGACGACACCCGCTTCGACGCCGAGGACGCCCGCGCGGCCCTGCGCGACATCGTCCGGACCCGCCGGTTCGACGAGCGCGCGCTCGCCCTCCAGCGGCGCGGGTGGATGAGCGGCTACCCCCCGTTCGAGGGGCAGGAGGCCGCGCAGGTCGGCGCCGCCCACGCGATGGCGGCCGAGGACCACCTGTTCCCCACCTACCGCTCGAACGCCCTCCAGATCGCCCGCGGCGTCCCCATGAGCGACATCCTCCTGTTCAGGCGGGGCTTCCCGGAGTACCACTCCGACCACGAGATTCCAGTCTTCCCGCAGGCGGTCCCCATCGCCAGCCAGATCCCGCACGCCGCCGGCGCGGGGATGGCCGCGAGCTACGCCGACGAGGACTGGGCCGCGCTCGTGTGCTTCGGCGACGGCGCCACCAGCGAGGGCGACTTCCACGAGGGGCTGAACTTCGCGGGCGTGTTCGACGCCCCGACGGTCTTCTTCTGTGAGAACAACGGCTGGGCAATCTCGCTGCCGGAGGCGCGCCAGACCGCCAGCGAGTCGATCGCGATCAAGGCCGATGCCTACGGCATCGAGGGGGTACGGGTCGACGGCAACGACCCCCTCGCCACGCGCGCGGTCGTCGAGGACGCGCTGGCGAGCGCCCGCGACGGCGACCCGGTGCTCGTGGAGGCGCTGACGTACCGCCGGGGCGCCCACACCACCGCCGACGACCCGAGCCAGTACCGCGACGGCGACCCGGACCTGCCGGCGTGGCGCCTGCGCGACCCGCTCGACCGGTTCGCCGAGTGGTGCCGCGAGCAGGGGATCGTCGACGACGGCTTCGTCGACGAGGCCACCGAGGAGGCGAACGAGGAACTCGCCGAGGCCGTCGAGACCGCCGAATCCGTGCCCCGACCGGAGCCGGAGGAGCTGTTCGACTCGCTGTACGAGGAGTTGCCCGCGGACGTGCGACGACAGCGCGAGGCCGCACGCGCCGTCGCCGACGAACACCCTGAGACGTACGAGTTGGACCGGTAGCTCCGCGCGGTTCGGCCGCTTCGTCCGCCGGAGTTCGTCGCTACTCCGTCATCGACACGTACGTCCGCGTGTCGGTGACGCCGTCGACGCCGCGGACCGCGTCGGCGACGGTGTCGAGCACGGTGTACATGTCGGGCGCGTCGACCTCCGCGACCACGTCGAAGTCGCCGGCGACGACGTGCGCCTCCGTCACGGTCTCGATCCCCGAGACCGTGTCGGCGACGCCCCCGGTGTCCGCGTCCCCGCTCACCTTCACCATCACGAACGCGTGAACCATAGTGTGTCAACATCTACCACAGTCAAAAACCTTCCTGCACGCCGGAGGTAGCGTTATAGTCTCCCATGACAATCAGTGGCACATGCGTTTCATCGTCATCGGATCGGGTCGCGTCGGACTGCGCACCGCGCGGGTGCTCCGCGAGGAGGGCCACGACGTGACCATCGTCGAGCGCGACGCGGATCGGGCGGACCGAGCCCGGGCCGACGGCTTCAGCGTCGTCGAGGGCGACGGCGCCCGCGAGGAGGTGTTGGCGAAGGCGGCCGTCGAGCGCGCGGACGCCGTCGGCGCGCTGACCGGCGATCTGAACGTCAACTTCGCGGCGTGCATGATCGCCAAGCACCACGGCTGCCGGACCGTGATGCGCATCGACGAGGACTACCGCGAGGAGATCTACCAGAAGTACGCCGACGAGGTCGACGAGATCATCTACCCCGAGCGGCTGGGCGCCATCGGGGCGAAGAACGCGCTGCTGGGCGGGAACATCCGCGCGATCGCCGACATCGCCGAGCACCTCCAGGTGCTGTTGGTCACGATCACCGAGGAGTCGCCGATGCGCGGGTACACGCTCTCGGAGGTCGAGCTCCCCGCCAACGCGCGGCTGTTGGCGTTCGGCAAGCGCGGCGAGCCGATGGGGATCCCGCTGCCCGACGACTCGCTGGAGGAGGGCGACCGGGTCGCCGTCCTCGCGGACTTCGGCGTGCTCGACGACGTGCGCCAGCTGCTCGTCGGCGACGACGCAGGAGAGACGCTCGCGTCGGCCGCGAGAACGGGGGGAGGTGCCTGAATGGTCGTCGCGTACGTGATGGTGAAGGCCGCCTCCGGCGACGCCGACCGCATCCGCGAGTCGATCCGCGAGCTCGACGGCGTCACCGAGGCGCACATCGTCGCCGGCGACATGGACTTCGTCGTCAAGGTCGACGTGGCGGACCCGACCGAGGTGAAGCGCGTCGCCGCCGACGGGATCCAGGGGATCTCGGGCGTCGAGGACACGCGGACGTACATCGCGATGAGCTGAACGCCGAACCGGGACCCGAACCGAGACTGAGACCCGGACACGGGGCGACCTCGGTTCGCCGCCCTCCTCGGTTCCGTCTCAGAACGCGCCGCTTCCCTCGTCGCCGCCGGCTGCGCGCGCGCGTCCGATGAGCCCCGTCACCGGTTCGCCGTACTCGTAGCCCGGGATCACGCCCTGGACGTACGTCCCCTCGACGAAGTCGACGATCGCGACCGCGTCGTTCAGTCCGCGGCGCTCGTTCACGTCCCGGATCGACTCGGCGACGGCCACCTCGTCGCCGCGGCGCTCGACCGTCGGGTCCAGATCGTGGCCGGCGGCGGTCACGTCGCCGACGGCCGCGATCCGGCGCTCGAAGGTGTCGAGCCAGCCGTCCTCGACGACGGCCGCCACGTCGTCCTCGGCGACGGCCGAGAGGGTCGGCACGGACACCGTCACGTCGAACTCGACGCGGCCGTCCTCGGCCTCCGCGACGGCGAGCGCGGCGTCGAACGGCGTTGACGTGATCGCGAGCGTTCCGTCGGGGGCGTCCGCGTCGACGGCGTCGTGGTCTCGGGCGGCGCGGCGGACGCGTCCGGGGAGGGCGTTGTCGTCGACGCCGTCGGCGTCGGTGTCGGCGTCCGCGCTGTCGGCGTCGGCGCGGGCGGTATCGTCGGTATCGCTCATGCCCGTCGAGAGGGTCGGCGGTCGGATAAACGGCGCGCTCGCGGGACGCAGACGCGCTCCCGCGAGCGCGTCGACGCCGGCCGATCATCGCCTCGGCCGTAGCGCGCGCCGGCTGCACCACGGCCGTCGCCATCGGCGGCAGTCGACGCCGGCGAACCGGGGGCTTTAGCCCGCCGAACCGAACGCCGATGCATGGCCGACACCTTCCACGACACCGACGGGCTCGTCGCGGCGCTGTCGGACGCCGACTTCGACCGCCCGCCCGCGCTCGTCGCCAACGCGCACATCACCGGCGTGAGCGTCGCCCGCGCGCTCTCGGCCCACGGCGTGCCCGTGATCGCGCTGGATCGCACCGACTCGGGGCTCGCGCCGCCCTCCGACGCCGTCGACTACGCCGGGCAGGTCACCTACCCGCTGGACGACGCCGACGGCTTCCGAGCGGACGTGGAGCGCGTCGCCGACGCCCTCGAGTTCGAGCCGGTCGCGTTCGCCTGTATGGACGAGTGGGTCCGCGGGTTCGCCGAGACCGAGCCCGCGGGCGTCCGCCTGCCGTTCTCGGATCTCGCCGGCGTCGAGCGCGTGCTCGACAAGGCGAACCTCTACGCGCTGTGTGAGGACCTCGGGGTCCCGTACCCCGAGACGTACGAGGTCGGCGAACACGGGATCGACGAGATCGTCGAGACGCTGGCGTTCCCGTTCGTCGTCAAGCCCGCGCACAAGCGGAAGTTCGAGGAGGCGTTCGGGACGAACGTCATCGAGGTCGCCGACCGCGGGGAGTTCGAGGAGGTCGTCGCGGGGGCCCGCGAGCACGACGCGACCGTGCTCGCCCAGGAGAAGGTGAACACCGAGGCGGGCCGGGACACCTCGCTCGCGAGCTACATGCCGCCCGAGTCGGCCGACCGCGACCCCCTCGCGGTCGTCGGCAACGCCGCGGTGCGGTACCCCGAGTTCGGCACCTCCTGTCTAGTCGAGCGCGTGGAGGAGCCGTCCGTCCGCGAGCACGCCCTCGCGGTGCTGGAGGAGACCGGGTATCACGGCATCAGCGAATCGGAGTTCGTCTACGACGCCGACCGCGCACAGTACGTCCTGCTCGACGTGAACACGCGGCCGTGGAAGTGGATCTCGATGCCCGTCGCCGCCGGCGCGAACCTCCCGATGGCCGCCTACGCCGACGCCGTCGACGGCGTCGAGTACGAGGCCGACGCGGCCGGCGGCGGGCCCCGCGACGCGCGGTGGGTGTACCTCCCGGACTACGTCCAGCGGTGTCTCACCGACGCGGCGTTCTGGGACGTGCTCTCCGAGGACGACTGGGCGAGCCTCGTCTCCGGCGACTTCGAGCGCGAGGGCGACCTGACGACCGGGATCTACCGCCCGAGCGACCCCGCCCCCGCGGTGAAGTACCTGACCGGGGAGTTCACCGACCGGGAGTACTACTGCTCCTGTTGAGGCCGCGAAGACGGTGACTCCGCGGTGGCGCGTGCCGGCGGACCTCAGTGTCCGCCGGATGCGCGCGAGGGATAAGCGACCCGGGCGCGGCGTCGCCGCGCCCGGGTGAGCGAATCGGCTGGGGAGGTCGTGGCTGCGGTGCGGTTACGGCGGGCGAGATCCGAAACGGGACCGCGGATCGATTCCGCCGATCGGTCGGTGACGCGGGTCAGTCCGTCTTCAGGAACGTCGCCTCGCCGTCCTGATGGACGGTGATCCGGTACGACTCGTAGGTGAACTCGACCTGCATCTGTGCTCGCGGCGACGGCGGCGTGGAGAAGACGTGATCGAGCACGCCGTCGACGCACTCGTAGATGGTCGACAGGTCGGTCGCCTCCTTCCCCTCGATCTCCTGGACGATCCCGGCGATCTCCGCCCCCGGGTTCTCCACGTCCGTGTCGAGTTCGCGATGGATGATCTGAGACTCGGAGTCGTCGGTCATGCGAGGGAGTTCAGTACCCGGAGTAATAGGCATGGCTGCGGTAGAGTCGACCGATCGCCGGACTGCATCGGATCGATCGCCACATTCAGCCACGCGACGGCCAGTTCCCCCCGAAGCGATAGGCAATCGACGTTTCCTGAACACCGGGCGATCCGACGGATCCGGTCGACGGTCGGAACCGTGGACGACGCGCGTCAGATCAGCCGCAGCCGCGCCGTCCAGAACTCCGAGAACGCCTCCTCCAACGCCGCCTCCGGCTTCCCGGTCGCGTCGCTACCCGCGGTGTGATCCGCGTGCTCCGCCAGCCGCTTCACGATCCCCGACTCGCCGACCAGCACCACGCGGTCCAGATCCGCCGGCAACGCCGACAGCGCCGCCTCACACTCCTCCAGATGCTCGTCGATCTGCTCCTCGCGGAGGCGCTCGTAGCGCGCCTGCGAGAAGCCGCCCTTGTCGTGCTCGTCCATCACGTCCGTCCGGACCGTCTCCAGGTCGACGCGCTCGTCGCCCTCGTACACGCCGACCGCGAAGGTGTCCGAACGCGCCAGCCCGAACGCGAACCGCCCCGTCGGCCGGAACCACTCCTCCTCGACCCGAAAGCCCGCCGACCACTCGCAGAAGGGCTCCGGGTCCAGCGCCGGCGCGAGCGCGCACGACACCAGCCCGGCGTCGTCGGCGTACACGAGCGTCGGGGCCGCCCGGTGCGCCAGCGACGCGCGTTCGCCGAGCGCCGCCGACACCGCGTCGGGCACGTCGCCGTCGTCGGCGACGAACGCCGACAGCGCCCCCTCCGGGCCGGTCTCCACGCTCCGCAGGCGCGAGAGCACCTCGTCGCGGCGGTCGGGCCGCAGCGTCTCGATGTCGCGGAAGTCGACGCTCGCGTCGGCGTCGGCCTCCCGCTGCTGGGCGCGCTCCAGGCGGTCCTCAAGCTCCGTGATCCGCGTTTCCAGCTCGTTGACCCGCTTTTCGGCCTCCTGACGCTTCCGGGCGGCCTCGGCGCGCCGCTCCTCCTCGGCCTCCATGTGCGCGACGGCGTCGTCGCGTTCCCCCTCCAGCTCGGCGATGCGCTCCTTCAGGCGCCTCCTGCCGAGGAGTCGATCGATCATACGCCAGTCGGCGAGCCCCCGGGGCAAAAACGGTACGGGGATCGGCCGGCGACGCGGGTGCCGGTTGCCGTCGCTGGTGCCGGTTCGCGTCGCTACTCGTCGGTGCCCGTCGGCGGACGCGTCGCCCGCGACCCCGCTCAGGCGTACTCCGCGGGGTCTCCGGTGTCTCCCTCCCACCCGGTGAAGCGGAGCAGGTCGCCGGCGCGCTCGGCGTTCGCGAGGAACACCTCGCTGCGGCCCGGCAGGCGGAACTTGAGGTCCTCCGGCACCGCGGCTTCCGGGAGCGCGAGCGTCCCAGAGGGGACGTCCTCGTCGCCGACGACGGGGAAGTGCTTCGTCCCGACCTTCATCACGAGCGGGTTGTCGAGTCGGGTGATCCCCTCCTCGTCCGCATACAGCTGTTCGTTCACGCGCTCGTGATCCGCCCGCTTGATCGCCGCCGCGCTGTCGCTGTCGCTGGGCTGCACGTACAGTTCGCCCAGGTAGTAGCCGTGTGAGAACCGTTCGAACATGCGGTACATCCGATACGCGGTCGTTCAGAGTGATAAACGTTAGCACGAACCATTAAGTCGGACCGCATTCCGAGGACCCCGATTCTCGTCGGGCGAAAATCGGACGGCTCCGAGGACGGCGACGGCGGCCCGCTCACGCCCCGGCGGCGCCCGCCGACACCGACGCCTTGAGGGGCGCCGCCCCGAAGCGTCGGGTATGTCCGACTTCCAGCGGTTCGGTCTCGGCACGTACCAGCTCACCGGCCCGCAGTGCGTCGAGAGCGTCCGGACGGCCGTCGAGGCCGGCTACGACGCGATCGACACGGCGCAGGGCTACCAGAACGAGGCGCTCGTCCGCGAGGGGATCGAGGCCGCCGGCGCCGACCCCGAGGACCTCTTCGTCGCGACGAAGCTCCGGACGGAGAACCTGAGCTACGACGACGCCTACGACACCGCCCACGAGTCCGCCGCGCGCCTCGGCGTCGACGCCATCGACCTGCTGTACGTCCACTGGCCGATCAACAGCTACGACGCCGAGGAGACGGCCCGCGCGCTGAACGACCTCGTCGCCGAGGGCACCGTCGACCGCGTCGGCCTCTCGAACTTCCGACCGGATCAACTCGACGTGGCGCGTGAACACCTCGACGTGGATCTCTTCGCCCACCAGGTCGAGTGTCACCCGATGCTCCAACAGGAGGAGCTTCGCGAGTACGCCCGCGAGGACGGCCACTGGCTGGTCGCCTACTGTCCGATCGCGCGCAATCAGGTCGCCGACATCGACGAGATCGTCGAGATCGCGGAGGCCCACGACGCCACGCCCGCGCAGGTGTCGATCGCGTGGCTGCTCGCCCACGACGAGCTCGCCGCGATCCCGAAGGCGACGAGCGAGGCGCACATCCGCGACAACCTCGCGGCGACGGAGCTGGAGCTGACCGACGAGGAGGTCGCGACTATCGACGGCCTCTCCGAGGAACACCGCATCGTCGACTTCGAGGAGGCGCCCTGGAACCGGGTCGACGCCTGAGCCGCCGCCCCGACCGCTCTACATCCGTCATCGACCCCTGTCGTCGACGCAGCACGGTCCGTCCGTTCGCGCGTTTTACTTTCACTCCGGACAAGGCCGATAGTTAACCCCGAGCGGGGGCATCGGTCGGATACGATGCGAGAAACCTCCAACGGAGACGACGAACGCGACGATCCCGTCGGGCCGGCGTCCCGGCAGGTGTTGGCGGTCGCGGTGGTGTTCGCGGTGCTCGGCGGAGCGCTCGTGCGGTTCGCGACCGTCGAGCCGCCGCCGGGGACCCTCTGGACGGCGCTGTCCGTGGTCGTCGTCGCCGCGGCGGTCACGCTGTTCGGCGGCGATGCGGTTCGCACGGCGCTGCGCGTGCTGGGTCGGTGAGCGGCAGTCGACGGCGATGAATCGACCGAACTGCGCGGTCGGGGATCGTTATCCGGTGTTCTTCATCCCGGCCGCGATCCCCTTCACCGTCAGGCGGAGCGCGCGTTCCTCCGCCTCGGTCAGGTGGGTTCGCGAGAGCAGGTCCACCTGCAGGAGGTTCAGCGGGTCCACGTAGGGGTTGCGGCGCTGAAGGCTCTCGTCGAGCCACTCGCGGCGGACCAGCTCGTCGTTGCCGGTGATCTCCCGGACCAGCTCGACCGCGCGCTCGTACTCCGCCTCGATGCGCGGGAAGAACTCCTCGCGGAGGTGCTCGGGCGCGAGGTCGGCGTACTCGGCGGCGATCTCCAGCTCCGTGCGCGCCAGCGACAGCGCGACGTGGTCGACCGTCGTCCGGAAGAACGGCCACTCCTCGTACATCTCCCGGAGGGTATCGAGGTCGCCGCCGTCCTCCAGGTAGGTGTCCAGTCCGGAGGCGGTCGAGAACCAACCGGGGAGGATGGCGCGGCTCTGAGTCCACGAGAACACCCACGGGATCGCGCGCAGGTCCTCGACCGTCCGCTCGCCCGACCGCGAGGCCGGCCGCGACCCCATGTTGAGGTCCTCGATCACGGTGATCGGCGTCGCCGTCTCGAAGAACTCGACGAAGCCGTCGGTCTCCAGCAGGTCCTGGTAGGCGTCCCGGGCGCCCTCGCCGGCGGCGTCCATCGCCGCCTCCCACTCCTCACGCACGTCGGGCGCGGTTCCCTGCAGCGCGCGCAGGCGGGCGCGAACCTGCGCGTCGAGCATCTGTTCCAACTCGCGCTCGGCGACCCGAGGGTTGGCGAACTTCTCGGCGATGGCCTCGCCCTGCTCGGTGAACTTGATCTCGCCGGTCGCGGTCTCCGGCGGCAACGCGAGCATCGCCTCGTTCATCGGGCCGCCGCCGCGGGAGATGGAGCCGCCGCGGCCGTGGAACAGCCGCAGCTCGACGCCCAGATCGTCGGCGACCTCCGCCAGCCGGCGGGCGTTCTGCTGGAGGTCCCACGCC
Protein-coding sequences here:
- the tmk gene encoding dTMP kinase, which codes for MLLTLEGLDGSGKTTAWEALRPAYPDATFTREPTDSWYGDAVRRSLGDDDTDPLADLFCFVADHADHLSRVVRPALADGDLVISDRYTDSRYAYQAATLADTDLERPLEYIRGVHGAFTREPDATIYLDVDPETAAARAGATDKYERVSFLTEVQSNYERLIDAEPERFVRVDAGRSPEEVLDAVEDSVERLVEAHRDR
- a CDS encoding thiamine pyrophosphate-dependent enzyme, yielding MSDDVTRIVGERDLDDTRFDAEDARAALRDIVRTRRFDERALALQRRGWMSGYPPFEGQEAAQVGAAHAMAAEDHLFPTYRSNALQIARGVPMSDILLFRRGFPEYHSDHEIPVFPQAVPIASQIPHAAGAGMAASYADEDWAALVCFGDGATSEGDFHEGLNFAGVFDAPTVFFCENNGWAISLPEARQTASESIAIKADAYGIEGVRVDGNDPLATRAVVEDALASARDGDPVLVEALTYRRGAHTTADDPSQYRDGDPDLPAWRLRDPLDRFAEWCREQGIVDDGFVDEATEEANEELAEAVETAESVPRPEPEELFDSLYEELPADVRRQREAARAVADEHPETYELDR
- a CDS encoding Lrp/AsnC family transcriptional regulator, coding for MVHAFVMVKVSGDADTGGVADTVSGIETVTEAHVVAGDFDVVAEVDAPDMYTVLDTVADAVRGVDGVTDTRTYVSMTE
- a CDS encoding potassium channel family protein yields the protein MRFIVIGSGRVGLRTARVLREEGHDVTIVERDADRADRARADGFSVVEGDGAREEVLAKAAVERADAVGALTGDLNVNFAACMIAKHHGCRTVMRIDEDYREEIYQKYADEVDEIIYPERLGAIGAKNALLGGNIRAIADIAEHLQVLLVTITEESPMRGYTLSEVELPANARLLAFGKRGEPMGIPLPDDSLEEGDRVAVLADFGVLDDVRQLLVGDDAGETLASAARTGGGA
- a CDS encoding Lrp/AsnC family transcriptional regulator, yielding MVVAYVMVKAASGDADRIRESIRELDGVTEAHIVAGDMDFVVKVDVADPTEVKRVAADGIQGISGVEDTRTYIAMS
- a CDS encoding DUF5813 family protein, which encodes MSDTDDTARADADSADADTDADGVDDNALPGRVRRAARDHDAVDADAPDGTLAITSTPFDAALAVAEAEDGRVEFDVTVSVPTLSAVAEDDVAAVVEDGWLDTFERRIAAVGDVTAAGHDLDPTVERRGDEVAVAESIRDVNERRGLNDAVAIVDFVEGTYVQGVIPGYEYGEPVTGLIGRARAAGGDEGSGAF
- a CDS encoding carboxylate--amine ligase; this encodes MADTFHDTDGLVAALSDADFDRPPALVANAHITGVSVARALSAHGVPVIALDRTDSGLAPPSDAVDYAGQVTYPLDDADGFRADVERVADALEFEPVAFACMDEWVRGFAETEPAGVRLPFSDLAGVERVLDKANLYALCEDLGVPYPETYEVGEHGIDEIVETLAFPFVVKPAHKRKFEEAFGTNVIEVADRGEFEEVVAGAREHDATVLAQEKVNTEAGRDTSLASYMPPESADRDPLAVVGNAAVRYPEFGTSCLVERVEEPSVREHALAVLEETGYHGISESEFVYDADRAQYVLLDVNTRPWKWISMPVAAGANLPMAAYADAVDGVEYEADAAGGGPRDARWVYLPDYVQRCLTDAAFWDVLSEDDWASLVSGDFEREGDLTTGIYRPSDPAPAVKYLTGEFTDREYYCSC
- a CDS encoding HalOD1 output domain-containing protein gives rise to the protein MTDDSESQIIHRELDTDVENPGAEIAGIVQEIEGKEATDLSTIYECVDGVLDHVFSTPPSPRAQMQVEFTYESYRITVHQDGEATFLKTD
- a CDS encoding Vms1/Ankzf1 family peptidyl-tRNA hydrolase, with the translated sequence MIDRLLGRRRLKERIAELEGERDDAVAHMEAEEERRAEAARKRQEAEKRVNELETRITELEDRLERAQQREADADASVDFRDIETLRPDRRDEVLSRLRSVETGPEGALSAFVADDGDVPDAVSAALGERASLAHRAAPTLVYADDAGLVSCALAPALDPEPFCEWSAGFRVEEEWFRPTGRFAFGLARSDTFAVGVYEGDERVDLETVRTDVMDEHDKGGFSQARYERLREEQIDEHLEECEAALSALPADLDRVVLVGESGIVKRLAEHADHTAGSDATGKPEAALEEAFSEFWTARLRLI
- a CDS encoding DUF5802 family protein — translated: MFERFSHGYYLGELYVQPSDSDSAAAIKRADHERVNEQLYADEEGITRLDNPLVMKVGTKHFPVVGDEDVPSGTLALPEAAVPEDLKFRLPGRSEVFLANAERAGDLLRFTGWEGDTGDPAEYA
- a CDS encoding aldo/keto reductase, which gives rise to MSDFQRFGLGTYQLTGPQCVESVRTAVEAGYDAIDTAQGYQNEALVREGIEAAGADPEDLFVATKLRTENLSYDDAYDTAHESAARLGVDAIDLLYVHWPINSYDAEETARALNDLVAEGTVDRVGLSNFRPDQLDVAREHLDVDLFAHQVECHPMLQQEELREYAREDGHWLVAYCPIARNQVADIDEIVEIAEAHDATPAQVSIAWLLAHDELAAIPKATSEAHIRDNLAATELELTDEEVATIDGLSEEHRIVDFEEAPWNRVDA